A single region of the Serinus canaria isolate serCan28SL12 chromosome 11, serCan2020, whole genome shotgun sequence genome encodes:
- the CDT1 gene encoding DNA replication factor Cdt1 gives MAQLRLTDFFGQTKGTTGAPAKRSGGRLLKAALAGPPVHREEEDGVPAGLSGRSLPLPGSPRTPARGGSPALRGLAGRKRNRREMEAGSPVGARLGEPSGKSARKKLELPRDAEQGSPAAATSSSPLATPRPPTPLSRDLAVSPPASTTGSPGRGLDTGTEPGPAAPGPARRLQREDVAELQGRLQRMKVPSQVPPVPSGTSSDLRSRLERVRQLELRVRQRRAAGGAGDTDTAPGDTDTAPGDTGAAASGGETGQKPPAYQRFHTLAQELPPGLTLPYKFRVLAEMFRSVDTITGMLFNRAETVTFAKVKQGVQDMMRRQFEEQHLGQIKAVYPSSYRLRQEKNIPTFGSGGKKKSEYQLTLEPVLGEEEKVDGRPHLSASRLLERRREFHRNLVNIVREHHKAFLAALSPPMVVPEEKLTRWHPRFNVDEVPDINPAELPRPPQEDRLSTAQEVLSTARGMLSPKMEKALANLALRTAEASAGEPALSKAPAPASTSGALRGVSQGLLERVRAKEARRLAALLTRDARQEERAARLARLPAMARLLRGVFVAEKKPALSMELLCARLADSCPELVAPGEMEKHVRLFAELLPDWVGIHALRTDIYVKLDKEKDLGLVIERLNKVAKEAGAL, from the exons ATGGCCCAGCTCCGCCTCACCGACTTCTTCGGCCAGACAAAAGGGACCACCGGAGCCCCGGCCAAGCGCAGCGGCGGCCGCCTTCTCAAGGCCGCCCTCGCCGGTCCGCCGGTGCACCGGGAGGAGGAAGATGGTGTCCCGGCGGGGCTCAGCGGCCGCTCGCTGCCGCTGCCCGGCTCGCCGCGCACCCCGGCCCGCGGGGGCTCCCCGGCCCTGCGGGGCCTGGCGGGCAGGAAGCGGAACCGAAGGGAGATGGAAGCGGGGTCGCCGGTCGGGGCCCGGCTCGGGGAACCGAGCGGGAAGTCGGCGCGGAagaagctggagctgccccgGGATGCAGAGCAGGGGTCTCCGGCAGCG GCCACCAGCTCCTCGCCTCTGGCCACTCCTAGACCTCCAACACCGCTCTCACGGGACCTGGCCGTGTCCCCCCCGGCCAGCACCACCGGCTCCCCGGGCCGTGGGCTGGACACGGGGACAGAGCCCGGCCCAGCCGCCCCGGGGCCGGCCCGGCGCCTGCAGCGG gaggaCGTGGCCGAGCTGCAGGGCCGCCTGCAGAGGATGAAGGTGCCGAGCCAggtcccccctgtccccagcggGACCAGCAGTGACCTGCGGAGCCGCCTGGAGCGCGTGCGGCAGCTGGAGCTGCGCGTCCGGCAGAGGAGagcggccggcggggccggggacACAGACACCgcccctggggacacagacaccgcccctggggacaccggggcGGCAGCGTCAGGGGGAGAGactgg CCAGAAGCCCCCGGCGTACCAGCGGTTCCACACCttggcccaggagctgcccccgGGGCTGACGCTGCCCTACAAGTTCCGGGTGCTGGCAGAGATGTTCCGCAGCGTGGACACCATCACCGGGATGCTCTTCAACCGCGCCGAGACCGTCACCTTCGCCAAGGTCAAGCAGGGCGTGCAGGACATGATGCGCAG GCAGTTTGAAGAGCAGCACTTGGGGCAGATCAAGGCTGTGTATCCCAGCTCGTACCGGCTGCGCCAGGAGAAGAACATCCCCACCTTCGGCAGCGGTGGGAAGAAGAAGTCTGAGTATCAGCTCACGCTGGAGCCAGTCCTGGGGGAAG aggagaaggtggatGGGCGCCCGCACCTGTCAGCGTCACGGCTGCTGGAGCGCCGGAGGGAATTCCACCGCAACCTGGTCAACATCGTCAGGGAGCACCACAAG GCAttcctggctgccctcagccctCCCATGGTGGTGCCTGAGGAGAAGCTGACCCGGTGGCATCCCCGTTTCAACGTGGATGAGGTGCCGGACATCAACCCCGCGGAGCTGCCGCGGCCGCCGCAGGAGGACAGGCTGAGCACGGcccaggaggtgctgagcaCGGCCCGGGGGATGCTGAGCCCCAAG ATGGAAAAAGCTCTTGCCAACCTGGCCCTCAGAACGGCCGAAGCCAGCGCGGGGGAGCCGGCGCTTTCCAAAGCCCCGgcccctgccagcacctccGGCGCGCTCAGAGGGGtgtcccaggggctgctggagcgg GTGCGGGCGAAGGAGGCGCGGCGGCTGGCGGCGCTGCTGACGCGGGACGCGCGGCAGGAGGAGCGGGCGGCGCGGCTGGCGCGGCTGCCGGCCATGGCGCGCCTCCTGCGCGGCGTCTTCGTGGCCGAGAAGAAGCCGGCGCTCAGCATGGAGCTGCTCTGCGCCCGCCTGGCCGACAGCTGCCCCGAGCTGGTGGCACCAG GTGAGATGGAGAAACACGTGCGGCTCTTCGCCGAGCTGCTGCCAGACTGGGTGGGCATCCACGCCCTCAGGACGGACATCTACGTCAAGCTGGACAAAGAGAAGGACCTGGGCCTCGTCATCGAGAGGCTCAACAAGGTGGCCAAGGAGGCCGGAGCCCTCTGA
- the APRT gene encoding adenine phosphoribosyltransferase isoform X1: protein MSDERLRRVRDRVRPFPDFPEPGVLFRDISPLLKDPVAFRTLIDLLEDHVRASFPKIDFIVGLDSRGFLIGTPLAQRLGIGFVPVRKKGKLPGATECISYSLEYGKAELEIQSDAVEPGQKVVVVDDLLATGGTMGAACELLKRLKAEILECLVIIELKALKGSEKLNSIPFYSLLQYD, encoded by the exons ATGAGCGACGAGCGGCTGCGCAGGGTGCGCGACCGCGTCCGGCCCTTCCCGGACTTCCCGGAGCCCGGCGTGCTGTTCCG CGATATCAGCCCCTTGCTGAAGGATCCTGTGGCCTTCAGGACTTTGATTGATCTTCTGGAGGATCACGTGAGGGCGTCTTTCCCGAAAATCGACTTCATTGTGG gcCTGGACTCCCGGGGGTTCCTCATCGGGACCCCCCTGGCGCAGAGGCTGGGCATCGGCTTCGTGCCTGTGcggaaaaagggaaaactgccTGGTGCCACCGAGTGCATCTCCTACAGCCTGGAATATGGCAAG gctgagctggaaatCCAGAGCGATGCTGTGGAGCCAGGACAGAAAGTGGTGGTTGTGGATGACCTGCTGGCAACTGGAG GTACCATGGGTGCTGCCTGCGAGCTGCTGAAGAGGCTGAAGGCTGAAATCCTGGAGTGCCTGGTGATCATAGAGTTAAAAGCCCTGAAAGGGTCAGAAAAGCTCAATTCCATCCCTTTCTACTCCCTGCTGCAGTACgactga
- the APRT gene encoding adenine phosphoribosyltransferase isoform X2, translating to MSDERLRRVRDRVRPFPDFPEPGVLFRDISPLLKDPVAFRTLIDLLEDHVRASFPKIDFIVGLDSRGFLIGTPLAQRLGIGFVPVRKKGKLPGATECISYSLEYGKGHDHGECPPLWQLSWKSRAMLWSQDRKWWLWMTCWQLEVPWVLPASC from the exons ATGAGCGACGAGCGGCTGCGCAGGGTGCGCGACCGCGTCCGGCCCTTCCCGGACTTCCCGGAGCCCGGCGTGCTGTTCCG CGATATCAGCCCCTTGCTGAAGGATCCTGTGGCCTTCAGGACTTTGATTGATCTTCTGGAGGATCACGTGAGGGCGTCTTTCCCGAAAATCGACTTCATTGTGG gcCTGGACTCCCGGGGGTTCCTCATCGGGACCCCCCTGGCGCAGAGGCTGGGCATCGGCTTCGTGCCTGTGcggaaaaagggaaaactgccTGGTGCCACCGAGTGCATCTCCTACAGCCTGGAATATGGCAAG GGGCATGACCACGGAGAGTGTCCCCCACTCTGGCA gctgagctggaaatCCAGAGCGATGCTGTGGAGCCAGGACAGAAAGTGGTGGTTGTGGATGACCTGCTGGCAACTGGAG GTACCATGGGTGCTGCCTGCGAGCTGCTGA